The genomic DNA CCCGAAAAACGCTTAACCAATAATATGGTCTTCATGAAATTACGTATTGCTTTGAACATGAAAGCAGAAGATATTCTCGATACTTTAAAAGTGGTTGATTTTAACGTAAGTAAACATGAACTCAGCGCCTTTTTCCGTAAGCCTGAAAACAAACATTACCGTGAATGTAAAGATCAAATCTTGCGTAACTTTTTGTTCGGTGTTCAGCGCCAATTACGCCCAGAGGATACCACCGAATTTCAAGATTAAGTCTGGTGGATGGAAACTGAATCAGCCGCTTACTGGTTACTCACTGGTTAAGCGGTTTTTTATGCGTGTAATGCCGTCGAACAGATAAGTATCATGGTGATTACCCTGAATTTTCATTTAATTTGCACCAAGGCTTTTCAATATGTCTGCTTATACTTATATCGATATTCCGTTTAACTTCAGATACACCTGTTGGTTTTGTGGCGAGCCGTCTTCACGTTCATTTGATCTTCCTAAAAACCCGAACAACCAACGTTTTCTTGAACATGACCCTATGAGTATTCCTGCATGTTCGGAATGTGCCGTGGTCACGGTGGCGAGTGATGTATCTTCCATTTGGGCGGTTCGGGATCAAGTTAAACGTTCCATGATGGATAAATATTCCGACCATTTAGCAATAGGGCAAAACTGGACAGAAGAAGAGCTGAAAGAATCTGAGTTTTCTGGTGCATTATTAGGTGGGTTTGGCGAAAGTGCTTGGGCCATGTACTTGATTGCTAAAGATCGAGTGTCTTACCAAGGTTGGCCTGTTGCCCTCGACAGCATGTTAGTGGAAGGCGATGATGAATCGTATGGTTTTGAGTTCGATGGTGTGCGTTATATGTCACTGAATACTTGCCTTGAACATTTGATCAAAGCGCTGCGTTTAGATGCTGAATTATTACCCAGTTTGGTGGATATATTAGGCCCAGATCGCCTAACTTACGCATTAAGAATTGCCAAATTAAATAAAGCGATTACTGCATACCAACGTAATAAAATTTTAGATGAAATACGCCAACAACAAGATGATCAAGACGATATGCTAGAACAAGCAAAATACGCAGGCCAATTTCATGGAATAGAAGAAGTGGCGATTGGTGATGGTTTAGCGACCATTTCATCGATTCAATGGGCACTGAAGAATGACATTAAAAGCTTGGAATATTTATGCCAGCAAGAAGACGCTTTTTTTGATGAGTTTGCGCATTTAGGCGGTCCGCAATGTTACATGAACTACTATGGTTTGCAGCTGTATTTTGAAGCCAGGCAAAATCCTGTTTGGGTTGCAGAGCACGATCCGAATCTTTCATGGTGGTAATATCTTTATAGCTATAACATATAAAAAACAATTTGATGATGCTATGAGGTTTGATGTTGCATAGTTGTTGGGCAATTGTTTATGATGTGCGCTTTTAACTCTATTGACATACTTCTAATGCAGCTTTTTTTACGTCAGTTTTTTCAATATCTTTATCAACATACTCAAAAAGCATTCTCACGTTTTCTACTTCAGTTGGGTATTGAACATGCTGACGAGCAAACCCTTTCTGCTATTCCACTTATCGAACGAATTAAAGTGGCGGTTACGGCATTTATTACTTTATTTATGGTCGTTACCGTAAGCCTACAAATTCAAAACGAAGAAGCGGTGATCATTCTGATTGGTTCAATGGGGGCATCTTCTGTTATTTTATTTGCATTGCCAACCAGTCCACTTGCCAAGCCATGGTGTTTTATTGTTGGGCATAGCTTATCGGCGACAATTGGTTTTGTACTGACTTTTTTCATTCATGATTTCGCATTATTAGCTGGGGCAACCATCGCGTTGGTATTAATGGCGATGTATATTTTTGAATGTATGCACCCACCCGCAGCAGCGACCGCATTGATCCCCGCGTTAGCTTCGCAACACATGGCGATTGATATACAAATTTTATACCCAATTATGATTAATATTGCGGTGTTCTTTGTGATGAGCCAGTTGTTAAATCGTTTGATCATGCGCAGAAAATGGAGCAAACCACTACCAAGTTACGATCCGGTTCATTTGCATCATGATCAAACTCCGCTGAAACGTTTAGGGTTACAAAAAGAAGATTTGATGGTGGCAATTAACCGTTTTGATACGGTATTGGCCGTCAGCGAACAAGATTTAGAGCAAATTTATCAAGAAGCGCAGCGGAATGCTTATCAGCGTCGAAGCGGCGAAATTTTAAGCCGCGATATTATGTCTTCTGATGTTATTACCGTACGCGCCAATACATCATTAGGGCAAGCATGGAGGCTGCTTCATAAACATAAAATCAGCATGTTACCAGTCGTTAATGAGGAAAAAGAATTATTAGGCGTTATCTCAAGTGTTGATTTTTTGAAGAACTTATCGGTACCGAGTTATTCCGGGCTACTTAAGCATGTAAATCGCATGTTGGTGAAACGCAAACATAGTAAAGAAGTGAATAATCTCGTTCAAGATCTTATGGTAACGAATGTCGTTGCGGTAAAAGATACCGATCATATCGTTGCATTAGTGCCATTACTTTCAGACATTGGTTTACACCATATTCCCGTTTTAGATTCTGAACAAAAGCTGTGTGGCATTATTACCCAGTCCGATTTAATTGGCGCGTTATATCAAGTTAATCAAAAGGATTAACCTTAGCTACTTTTGAGTTCTAACCGGTTGGGAACTCAAAAAAGTAATAAGACTGAAAGGGGAGCGATAATAAATGGCCGTATATAAACTTCGCAGCCATTTTTTAACATTATACTAATGCCTCGTGAACCTCTGAATTTGTAGCCTCAGCTTGTGTCGTATGGCGTTGACGACAGTGAGCAAGATAAAATAGTGTCGGGACTAAATAGAAAGATAATAATGTGGTTAGCACTGTACCGCCTGCAATCGCTATAGCGAAAGGTGGCCAGAAGCCGCCACCGGCTAAAATCAATGGAATAAATCCGCCCACAGTGGTAATGGTCGTAGAGGTGATGTGTCTTCCGCAAGATAAAACACCACGTACGATGGCCGATTTATCCGCATGACAGGCAGCCTCGTCTTGTTTCAATTCGGCTAAGATGACGATGGCAGCATTCACGGCTAAGCCGACCACACCGAGTAGCCCTATAATGACGGTAAAGCCAAATGGGTAGTTAAAAATATAAATAGACAGTAGCCCTAATCCTGCCGATAAAAATCCGACTAAGAAAATGATGCCACTGAGTTTGAAAGAGTTAAACGATAATACCACCACAATAAACATTAAAGTAAATACCATTAATAAGTTTGACATTAATTTGTTGACGGAGTCATTGCGTTCTGATGATTCACCACCAATTTCTACCCAATAGTTAGAGGGCAAACTCTTAATGTATTCATTGAGCTTAGGAGTGAAGATATTTAGGGCGGCTTGCGGTATCACGCCAGCTTGAACAAAGCCTTCAATGGTATTAAGTCTTAAGCCATTAAGGTGTGGGATCTCCCCGAGGGTCGGGACTAAACTTAATTCCGCTAGTGATGAAAAACTGATGCCAATATCTTGGCCTTGCATCGGAAAGTAGAGGTTTTTAAGCTGAGACATATTGCCTCTTTCTGAGTCATTAACCCGTACTTTAATCGGTAATGACTCGGTGCCATCAATATACGATCCTTGTTCTATTCCTGTGAGGGAGGCGTTTAATACTTGGGCAATTCCTCGTAAGGTGAAGCCTTGTATATCAGCTTCTTCTTGAATATTGGCTTTTATTTTTGGTGCACCAGCCAATAAGGTTTCCTTAGTGTGGGTAACAAATGGCGTTTTAACCATCAACAAGCGAATATCTTCCCCATATTGTTTCAATTTCTCTAAATCTGGACCAAATATTCTGACCTCAATCGGTGCATTAAAAGGGGGGCCTTGTTCTAGCTTTTTTACTAATATTTGTGCTTGTGGAAAAGCTTGGTTAACTTGCTCTTGCAGTTTAGGAATTAAACGATTGGCAGACTGATAATCACTGACCTTTACCATAGCTTGAGCAAAATTCGGTGTATTAACTTTTCCAACGACCATGTTGTAATAAAAAGCAGGAAAGTTTTTCCCAATCATCCAATTAACTTGTTCAATTTCTGGATTCTTTTTTAATAATTGGCTAACGTCTTTAACCGTATCTTGTGTTGCGTAAATGGTTGATTGTGGCGGCATGTATAGCTGTATTTCGAACATGTCCCTATCAGCGGGTGGGAAGAACTGCATCGTGAGTTGATTCATAAAATAGAATCCGGAAAGCGGTAAAATCAACATAAGTGATACGGTTTTGAATGGTGAGGCGAGCGCTGAATGTATGGTGTTTGAAAACCAACGACTAAGTAATGGGGCTCTAATCCCGACATGATACCATTTATAGTGAGCTTGCTTATTTGATGGTGTGGTGTTTTTGGGGAAAAATCGTCCCGCTAAGCTAGCAATAATGGTATGGGCGATAACATAAGAGCTAAGCAGTGAAAAAGAAACGGTTATTGCTATGGCACCAACAAATTCACCTGTCGCACCGGGCATTAAAAAGATCGGAGCAAATGCTAGTATGGTGGTCAGCGTAGATCCTAATAATGGCACCCATAAGTTTTTTATCGCTTTATAAGAAGCTTGCAACGGAGCCATACCTTTTTGTCGATAAGTTTGTATGGTATCGACCATGACAATCGTGTTATCGACCATGATGCCTAACGCGACGATCAAACCTGTGACCGACATCTGATTGATGGGAATACCGGTAAAATTCATCATCGCAAGAGTAGAAAGCGTGGTAAGAGGTAAGGATATAGCAACAATGGCTGCACCTCGCCAACCCAGAGTAAACAACAACACAAAAAGAATAAGGCTAAGACCAAGTAACATACTTTTTACTAGGTTTGTTAAACGATCTTCAGTGTAGTGTTGTTGGCTAAACAGCTGTGTAAGTTTAATGTTACTTGGTAATGATTGTTCAAACTGGTTGAGCTTTTCATTAATATTATTGGTCCATAAATCGACACGCCATTCAGGTTGCATACGAATCGCTACTATGATGCCGGGTTTTCCATTGATTAAAGCAATATTGGAACTTGGATGACGAGCTTGATGTTTAACTGTTGCAATGTCCCCTAAACGAGTAATTTCTCCATTTTTCGTGATATTAATAGGGAAAGCTCGCAGGGTATTAAGAGAATCAGTGGCCGTGTTTAATTCCACAGAGAAACGGTGCTGCTGATTAAAGAGTTCTCCGGCCGAGTTTTTGGCATCACCACCTTGAATTTGATTACTCAAACTGAGCGCTGATCCTTTTAATAAACTGATGTCAGATGAATGAATGCTGATCAAAATTTCTTCATCGGGGTTGCCATATTCATCAATAAATTCAGTACCAGCAACATTGCGCATTTGCATGGTTAATTCTTTCGCATAGCGGTTGAGCGTTAATAAATTGTCAGGGCTGCCGTGTTCCCACGTTAATGCGGTAAGAATGGTGAATGCATAAGTATGATCGCTACTGAAAGTGGGTTCTTCTGCGCCTTGTGGTAATACTCTTGATGCATCATCGAGTTTATCTCTTACCTTTGACCAAACCGGCTCTGGCTTGGTGACATTATCGTGAAGTTCAAGTGTGATGATAGACACACCATCTTTCGATACTGAAGATATTTCTTTAACTTCACTGACTTCCCTTAGTGCGGATTCAACGGGCTCGGTCACTAATATTTCGACTCGTTGAGCGGTTGCCCCTGGAAAAATGATGCTCACATTAGCAAAGCGATTACTAATGATAGGGTCTTCAATACGAGGAAGCGAATAGAGTGCGGCGATTCCTGCTACGATCAGTAATGCAATCAACAAAATCAATAGACGAGAGTTTCTTAAGATACTTTTCATTATCGACCTACCACTGATGTTGAAAGGGTTTTCTCTAATGATGTTTTAATGAACATCTCCTGTTTTGATGACTCATTGTTTTTAATTTCTTGAACTGTGGGATGATTAAGGCTTGGAGGGGACGGTTTTAAATCGATGTCTTCTGAAAGGGCTGAAATACGTTGACCCGGAACAATACGGTGTAACCCTTGGGTAACAAAGGCTTCATTATGACTAATCGCCCCACGGATATAAGCATGATGGCTATTGGCATAAACGAGGTCAACACTGCGTCGTTCGGTACTGAGTTGGTCTTTTTGTTGAGTCACAACATAAATATTCCATGTGCCTCTTATTCCATTTGTTAATGCCGATAGTGGAACCCAAAATCCATTAGATTGCTGGGGGTCTTGAAAGTTAAGATAACCTAGCTGTCCGTTTATCCAATCTTGATCCTCCGGTAATGCAAAACGTAAATTAACGGTTCTTGATAGATTATCGACCTGAGTACCAGAATTAATACGCTTTATTAAGTAAAGTTGACTGCCTATTTCAACTTCAAATTGATCTTGTTGTGTTAATTGAGGAAGGTATTTTGTTGGAATACCAACGTGTAACTCCGGTTTTTCATCCGAAAGTAGCGTTAGGGTCGGCGTGCTAACATTGACAATATCACCAAGAGAAATGAATCGTTGACTGATCAGACCTGAATATGGAGCCGTTAAAACGGATTTTTTTTGTTCTAATAAATTGGCTTTAAGGGTTTCATGGAGCTCTTGCGTGCTGGCTTTTAATACACCAATTTGACTGATAAGATCATCAATATTAGCATCGGCACTAAAGCCTTTATCCTTTAGGTAAGCTTGGCGTTTCAACTTTTTGTTGGCAAGATCAAGTTCAGCTTTAATTTTACTTTGTTGTGCTTGAATTTGTTTTTGTCTGCTTTGCAGCATATCAATGTCAAGTTTGATCAGAATTTGATCTTTTTTAACTTGTTCACCGACTTGGACGAGAATATTGGCAATCTTCCCGCTGCGTTCAAAACCTAAATTAGCCTGTTGGTTGGCGGTCACTAAACCAATGAATCGATGGGATATATTATAGCTTTCTTCTTGTTGTAAAAGAGCCACGGATACCGCCATTGGTGGGTTTGTGTTAGTTAGCTCTGATTGTGAATTTGAGAGTGTTGATCCAGCAGAGGGGCTATCTGGATACTCACTCTCTGTACAGGCAAAGAGCATGATCAAACTAAGAGTGATGACTAATATTGGAGTATGATATTTCATATTCTGTTTTCCTTAACAGGTAACCTTTGCCTAATATTTGAACTAAAAATTTCAAGTATTTTGGGATACGAAGAAGCACTACGATAAAAATAGAGCTCAATGTTGACGACGTCAACATGATTGGCTAGGTTATTTTGTAACCATGACGTAACATTTTGTGATAATGCACGGTTTAGTTGCGGTTATTTAGTACAAGAATAAGTAAGGAATAAAAATTGGGCACTCTTGGAGAAAAACAAAATGAAGTGAAAAATAATGCAAGTTACCATCATGGAGACTTGCGTTCCGAGATCATTCGTGTGGGAGTGGAAAAGTTAAAATCAGATGGAATTCAAGCGATTACATTACGTGGGATTGCAACAGAATTAGGTGTTTCTCGCACGGCTCCATATCGACATTTTCAAGATAAACACTCTTTACTTTGTGCTATTGCGAGTGAAGGTTATAAACGTTTTACACAAAAGCTGAAGCAAGCCAGTGATTATTACCCAGATTCTCAATCTCAAGAAAAATTACAAGCAGCCGGTAGGGCTTATTACGAGTTTGCTGCGCAATACCCTGAATATTATAAATTGATGTTTAGCTTATCTGGTTTGCAATATTCCTCTGGTTCAGAGCTTGAGCAGCGTTCACAAGAATCGTTTCAATTACTTTGCGATTTATTGCTGTTATGTCAAAAAGAAGGAGTAGTAAAAACAGAAGATGTCATGTTGCAAGCGCATTTTGTATGGGCATCGTTACATGGTTATTGCAGCTTGATTTTTGATCAAGAGTGTCGGCACGTTCAGTCCTTGATTGATGCGCAAACCTATTTTCTAACGAAGATTATTACAGCAATAAAGTAAAATTACCCCTTTATCATCGTTGGAGTTACGGTAGGTAGTTTCAGCTAACGATAAAAATGAATTTATTGATAGGGTAATGTTTTCATTAAATCGGCATATTTTAATTTTATATTGAGTGCCTTAATCGTTTGATTTGCACTGATTACCTTGCTTTTCTCGCCATTATCTATAAATTCTGGCGGTAGTAGTCCAATACGTTTTGCCATTCCACGGTAATATTCAGAGCGAGAAGGGTGAGTCGGTGCCGCTAAATGTAATATCTTTTGAGATGGCCAATGATTAACAATTGAATGGATAGCGGTAATCACATCATCTTGATGGATAAGATTGACCGGTGTTAAGCCATTTTCTAAAGGGAGCAGGGTAGATTCAAAACGTTTAACAATATGTTTTACTGGGTGACGATCACGGCCAATTAGGCCGGCTAAGCGCAGAACAACCAAGTTTTCTTGCCATTCTTCCTTTAACCATTGTTCAATCCAAACATGAGCATGACCTGATTCGGTATTGGGTGCAGTTGAGGTTTCTTCCGTCACTTCTCCCATACAGTCAGCGTAAACGCTGGTGGTACTAATAAAGATGATTTTTTCTCCACCAAATCGTTTTGCCATGTGTGATAGGTTTTGAATTTTTTGCTTAAATACTTCGGCGCTATTGGTGCTCCGCCCGGGTGGAACATTTATGACAAGTACATTGAATTGAAAAAAAGAAGCGAGATTTGAAGTATTGCTTTCAATGAGTAAATCAAGGTTAATAGGCAAAGAAAGTGCGACGCCATTAATGCCTTCTTTTAGTAAAGCTTGCACATCATCAGGGGATTGCTTACTGCCGAAAACTGAGAACTTGTTCTGAACAAATGACTTTGCTAAAGGTAAGCCTAACCATCCGCAGCCACAAATGCTGATTTGTTGTTGATTCATATTACGTTCTCATAGAAATTGAAAGGTACAATATTTCGATCAGATACCCAAGTCACTCCACACTAACAAAGCCCGTTATATAAAGAAAGCGGCGATGATTGATATTTAAGAAGAGAACTATGGCTAATACGCTCAATGATTTTGCGGTAAAAATACTGATTGATAGTGAATTATTTGAAAAGCAGTTGGCATGTAAGGAGTTACTTTATGATTTTAATCATTCTCGTCCAACCGAGATCCAATTGCGTAAAAGTATATTAAAAAAACTACTTAATAATTATCAAAATACATATATAGAGCCACCATTTATATGTGATATGGGGGAAAACTTTACCATCGGAAAAGGCGGTTTTATTAACTATGGCTTAACGGTATTAGACATTGCACCAGTAACCATTGGAGATTATGTTCTCATTGCACCAAATGTGCAGCTTTGCGCAGCAAGTCATCCTAATATTTTGCATGAGCGTATAGAACCTTTTGCCTGTGGTGATCCGATTTCCATTGGTGATTGTGTATGGATTGGGGCTGGTACTATTGTGCTAGGGGGCGTTACGATTGGAAGCAATAGTATTATTGGTGCCGGCAGTGTGGTAACTAAAGATCTTCCGGATAATGTTATTGCTGTGGGGAATCCCTGCAAAGTGCTTAAAACTATTGAGCATGGTGAAATGCCAACTCAAGCGGATGTGGATGCAATAATAGAGAAATATGGCCTAGAAGGGTGGGATTAATTGAATAAAAAAAACGGGGTGAAACTGACTTTAATTAGAGGTTTACCTGGCTC from Vibrio casei includes the following:
- a CDS encoding YehS family protein, giving the protein MTNNDILRRIRYTFDFKDAAMVDIFAAADHEVSRQQVINWLKKEDDTDCVNLTDTELAIFLNGLINTKRGKREGEQPQPEKRLTNNMVFMKLRIALNMKAEDILDTLKVVDFNVSKHELSAFFRKPENKHYRECKDQILRNFLFGVQRQLRPEDTTEFQD
- a CDS encoding HPP family protein; its protein translation is MQLFLRQFFQYLYQHTQKAFSRFLLQLGIEHADEQTLSAIPLIERIKVAVTAFITLFMVVTVSLQIQNEEAVIILIGSMGASSVILFALPTSPLAKPWCFIVGHSLSATIGFVLTFFIHDFALLAGATIALVLMAMYIFECMHPPAAATALIPALASQHMAIDIQILYPIMINIAVFFVMSQLLNRLIMRRKWSKPLPSYDPVHLHHDQTPLKRLGLQKEDLMVAINRFDTVLAVSEQDLEQIYQEAQRNAYQRRSGEILSRDIMSSDVITVRANTSLGQAWRLLHKHKISMLPVVNEEKELLGVISSVDFLKNLSVPSYSGLLKHVNRMLVKRKHSKEVNNLVQDLMVTNVVAVKDTDHIVALVPLLSDIGLHHIPVLDSEQKLCGIITQSDLIGALYQVNQKD
- a CDS encoding efflux RND transporter permease subunit, giving the protein MKSILRNSRLLILLIALLIVAGIAALYSLPRIEDPIISNRFANVSIIFPGATAQRVEILVTEPVESALREVSEVKEISSVSKDGVSIITLELHDNVTKPEPVWSKVRDKLDDASRVLPQGAEEPTFSSDHTYAFTILTALTWEHGSPDNLLTLNRYAKELTMQMRNVAGTEFIDEYGNPDEEILISIHSSDISLLKGSALSLSNQIQGGDAKNSAGELFNQQHRFSVELNTATDSLNTLRAFPINITKNGEITRLGDIATVKHQARHPSSNIALINGKPGIIVAIRMQPEWRVDLWTNNINEKLNQFEQSLPSNIKLTQLFSQQHYTEDRLTNLVKSMLLGLSLILFVLLFTLGWRGAAIVAISLPLTTLSTLAMMNFTGIPINQMSVTGLIVALGIMVDNTIVMVDTIQTYRQKGMAPLQASYKAIKNLWVPLLGSTLTTILAFAPIFLMPGATGEFVGAIAITVSFSLLSSYVIAHTIIASLAGRFFPKNTTPSNKQAHYKWYHVGIRAPLLSRWFSNTIHSALASPFKTVSLMLILPLSGFYFMNQLTMQFFPPADRDMFEIQLYMPPQSTIYATQDTVKDVSQLLKKNPEIEQVNWMIGKNFPAFYYNMVVGKVNTPNFAQAMVKVSDYQSANRLIPKLQEQVNQAFPQAQILVKKLEQGPPFNAPIEVRIFGPDLEKLKQYGEDIRLLMVKTPFVTHTKETLLAGAPKIKANIQEEADIQGFTLRGIAQVLNASLTGIEQGSYIDGTESLPIKVRVNDSERGNMSQLKNLYFPMQGQDIGISFSSLAELSLVPTLGEIPHLNGLRLNTIEGFVQAGVIPQAALNIFTPKLNEYIKSLPSNYWVEIGGESSERNDSVNKLMSNLLMVFTLMFIVVVLSFNSFKLSGIIFLVGFLSAGLGLLSIYIFNYPFGFTVIIGLLGVVGLAVNAAIVILAELKQDEAACHADKSAIVRGVLSCGRHITSTTITTVGGFIPLILAGGGFWPPFAIAIAGGTVLTTLLSFYLVPTLFYLAHCRQRHTTQAEATNSEVHEALV
- a CDS encoding efflux RND transporter periplasmic adaptor subunit, giving the protein MKYHTPILVITLSLIMLFACTESEYPDSPSAGSTLSNSQSELTNTNPPMAVSVALLQQEESYNISHRFIGLVTANQQANLGFERSGKIANILVQVGEQVKKDQILIKLDIDMLQSRQKQIQAQQSKIKAELDLANKKLKRQAYLKDKGFSADANIDDLISQIGVLKASTQELHETLKANLLEQKKSVLTAPYSGLISQRFISLGDIVNVSTPTLTLLSDEKPELHVGIPTKYLPQLTQQDQFEVEIGSQLYLIKRINSGTQVDNLSRTVNLRFALPEDQDWINGQLGYLNFQDPQQSNGFWVPLSALTNGIRGTWNIYVVTQQKDQLSTERRSVDLVYANSHHAYIRGAISHNEAFVTQGLHRIVPGQRISALSEDIDLKPSPPSLNHPTVQEIKNNESSKQEMFIKTSLEKTLSTSVVGR
- a CDS encoding TetR/AcrR family transcriptional regulator, which gives rise to MGTLGEKQNEVKNNASYHHGDLRSEIIRVGVEKLKSDGIQAITLRGIATELGVSRTAPYRHFQDKHSLLCAIASEGYKRFTQKLKQASDYYPDSQSQEKLQAAGRAYYEFAAQYPEYYKLMFSLSGLQYSSGSELEQRSQESFQLLCDLLLLCQKEGVVKTEDVMLQAHFVWASLHGYCSLIFDQECRHVQSLIDAQTYFLTKIITAIK
- a CDS encoding NAD-dependent epimerase/dehydratase family protein, with protein sequence MNQQQISICGCGWLGLPLAKSFVQNKFSVFGSKQSPDDVQALLKEGINGVALSLPINLDLLIESNTSNLASFFQFNVLVINVPPGRSTNSAEVFKQKIQNLSHMAKRFGGEKIIFISTTSVYADCMGEVTEETSTAPNTESGHAHVWIEQWLKEEWQENLVVLRLAGLIGRDRHPVKHIVKRFESTLLPLENGLTPVNLIHQDDVITAIHSIVNHWPSQKILHLAAPTHPSRSEYYRGMAKRIGLLPPEFIDNGEKSKVISANQTIKALNIKLKYADLMKTLPYQ
- a CDS encoding sugar O-acetyltransferase is translated as MANTLNDFAVKILIDSELFEKQLACKELLYDFNHSRPTEIQLRKSILKKLLNNYQNTYIEPPFICDMGENFTIGKGGFINYGLTVLDIAPVTIGDYVLIAPNVQLCAASHPNILHERIEPFACGDPISIGDCVWIGAGTIVLGGVTIGSNSIIGAGSVVTKDLPDNVIAVGNPCKVLKTIEHGEMPTQADVDAIIEKYGLEGWD